Proteins found in one Mycoplasma sp. 1578d genomic segment:
- a CDS encoding TIGR00282 family metallophosphoesterase, whose translation MAKLKILFFGDVFGQPGINTLQATLPELKEQYQPDFIITQGENVSGRKGLNLNDYQKLKELGVNAITMGNHVWANEEIFSFIEHSDIIRPLNINQGYPGVGAKVFKIKNKKLLIISLMGITFNPLYAPWKQETANNFFDAFDAEIQKHEYDYIFVDFHGETTSEKNVFGLYADGIAHAICGTHTHVQTSDARKLPKGTLFITDVGMCGPQDSAIGANYEQVYNNMRFNSKQRFQVSPNPTQLNAVLLTLNINKQKNKIKTINLRNVLA comes from the coding sequence ATGGCAAAACTTAAAATACTATTTTTTGGCGATGTTTTTGGACAACCAGGAATCAATACTCTTCAAGCAACATTACCAGAATTAAAAGAGCAATATCAACCTGATTTTATTATCACGCAAGGAGAAAATGTTTCAGGTCGCAAGGGCCTGAATTTAAACGATTATCAAAAACTCAAAGAACTTGGAGTTAATGCAATCACGATGGGAAATCATGTTTGAGCTAATGAAGAAATTTTTTCTTTTATTGAGCACAGTGATATTATTCGACCCTTGAATATTAATCAAGGATACCCTGGTGTCGGAGCAAAAGTTTTTAAGATTAAAAACAAAAAACTTTTAATTATTTCCCTGATGGGAATTACGTTTAATCCTTTGTATGCACCTTGAAAACAAGAAACCGCTAATAATTTTTTTGATGCTTTTGATGCTGAAATTCAAAAGCATGAATATGATTATATCTTTGTTGATTTCCATGGTGAAACTACCAGTGAAAAGAATGTTTTTGGATTATATGCAGATGGAATTGCGCATGCAATCTGCGGAACCCATACCCATGTGCAAACTAGCGATGCTAGAAAATTACCTAAAGGAACACTATTTATCACTGATGTAGGAATGTGCGGGCCGCAAGATAGTGCCATTGGAGCTAATTATGAGCAAGTATATAATAATATGCGCTTTAACTCGAAACAACGTTTTCAAGTAAGTCCCAATCCAACTCAACTCAATGCTGTTCTTTTAACTTTAAACATTAATAAACAAAAAAATAAGATTAAAACTATCAATTTGAGAAATGTGTTAGCTTAG